The following nucleotide sequence is from Tribolium castaneum strain GA2 chromosome 5, icTriCast1.1, whole genome shotgun sequence.
CTCCGGCGCATTATCTTTAAAGGAAAACCTCATACGTCTCGCTAAtgtattaaacttttttatgaatgattcattttctccatttttattaataaagttaaattctgtaagaaaatattgaagtATTCACATATTCAATAAGTTGTTGCTATTACTTACCatcagcaaaattttcaaagactTCATTATCGTCAATTTGACCAGCACCGATTTGATTTACAAGTGTATCTACAAACACGTACATTTATAATATAGAAATGagtatgtaattaattacctAAAGGACCATCTTCGAAGTTAGGGAGGCGTCTTTTTAAAGCATTCActgtaaatattataattaatgattaatctattattatataaattataaagtaTTTACCTGATTCTGTTGCCTTAGATGTTGAGGGTTGCAGGTTGGTAAATTCACTAATTTCCTCTTCTTCTACACATCCACCATCACCTGGGGCTTTAAAACGCTTCGgagatgattttttcaatggcataGAAGATACACGTTTTCCAGGCATCTAACACAAATTCACAacagttaataaatatttaaaataatttcttaaaaaacttaCCTTAATTTCACAATACACCAAGACGTCTTCTTCAAGAACAAACACGAGAACAACACTGaatattttcctaaattttctTTGGTCTTATATATTGTATGACATATAGCAAAATTGTAGCGGCCAAAGTGTAGCGGTCATTAAGAGAAAGTTGCAGCGGTCATTAGATAATGACCTCATTAGCACTAATTGTTCGCTTATACTACTTACCTGCGGCAAAActagtcgaaaaaataatctatgtctaatctaataaaaataatccgggtaaaatagttttaaagttatcaacacattttacctatttttgcttttttttagcaattttttcgaaaactattagttttaCGAAAAtagtcttttttaaaaaagataggTAATGGAAAGAACTTTATAAAGATAATAAACTTAtgtctaatagttccggagttattgtcTGATAAAAATGTAccggaaatcgaccaaaatcgacATGAATCGAAAAATTATCGATTATTATtagcttttaaaataaaattaaataaaactaagaaaatatgaaaattacaCACAAAGGCTTtacctttttgtttttgacttattttacaaaaagcaATTGTTTCttatatacagggttattttttaaaaacggtAAGCActgttgaatttttatttatgttctgattataaaaataaaaaaaatgattaaatggttttaaaagttcatggttttaatttttttaatgttataatATACAGACTgagcacaaaattcatatgtTTGTTggtcattttacaaaaaaattttcgaacacatgaattttattttttttaatgctataTTTTGACACCATAATGATATTTCTGACATTATTTGTTTTGGAGTGGtcacgtaatttttaatttttttaagtgacaactgacatttttgattagtgttttagatttttatctggtaagtataaataattaaaaaaagaaagcaaaatataagaaaataaaaaaagttgtaaaagtTATTGAGAGATTTAcagagttttattttttcagtatattattttattttgtaaggggtgaatgtttttttgtatattttttgtgtttaggtgTCGTATGAAGTGTTTTTGTACTTATTATacgaataaattataaaaaaacagttgccgctaataaaataagtcaaaacaaaaagataaagcacattattatgtttaattgttaatatttttgtttataatttttttttaatttttttttttcttgttaccGAAATGTGTACTTTCTAAAACGGTGAACGAAAATgttgaaacaattaaatacaCTGGCTccaggatttttttgaaacctAATAAAATCTAGGTGCTTGgtgtcaataaaaatattgactttaaaaataatttttttacaagtaaAATCgctctttaaaataaatatgtgtATAGATATGTTCTaagtatatttgaaaaaatcttggcaatattttcatttgaaagatattttttgttgataatttTTAGTAGAAGTGGCTCATATGGTtagaaccaaaaaaattaataactttcaaatcatgaaatgaaaaacaacaacaaaagttaaataaaacacaaaatatacacgaacatttggaaaaaaaattaaaagcatcGGCTTATACTACATTTAAAGCCGTTTAAtcaacttttttagtttttgaagtCGAGCCATGAATAAAAATCCTACAAGGCCtgcagcttttaaaaaatcaccctgtatattttt
It contains:
- the LOC135266310 gene encoding uncharacterized protein LOC135266310; translation: MPGKRVSSMPLKKSSPKRFKAPGDGGCVEEEEISEFTNLQPSTSKATESVNALKRRLPNFEDGPLDTLVNQIGAGQIDDNEVFENFADEFNFINKNGENESFIKKFNTLARRMRFSFKDNAPENPIEWMQNAIEELLAHIFRGFSSDDYVGLVLENEEFPERPVYISFRKLSQYNVAMVMETVGNVLQSNRAFFVNDRLSIRVDRVALPVGKGFRTATDGLAVSYNEHCLSKN